In Nerophis lumbriciformis linkage group LG01, RoL_Nlum_v2.1, whole genome shotgun sequence, the genomic stretch gtgtttgagttgtattggcgggttatatggacgggaggggggaggtgtttgttatgcgggattaatttgtggcatattagatgtaagccttgttgtgttgtggctaatatatatgtcttgtgtttatttactgttttagtcattcccagctgaatatcaggtcccacccgcctctcacagcatcttccctatctgaatcgctcccactgccctctagtccttcactctcactttcctcatccacgaatctttcatcctcgctcaaattaatggggaaatcgtcgctttctcggtccgaatcgctctcgctgctggtggccatgattgtaaacaatgtgcggatgtgaggagctccacaacctgtgacgtcacacgctactcgtctgctacttccggtacaggcaaggcttttttatcagcgaccaaaagttgcgaactttatcgtcgatgttctcgacTAAataatttcagcaaaaatatggcaatatcgcgaaatgatcaagtatgacacatagaatggacctgctatccccgtttaaataataaaatcgcatttcagtaggcctttaaattgtaGCATAGACATCCATTGCTcttcttgataaaaaaaaatcgaaacaatatatcaataaaaataatacataaaatcactaataagaaaaaaatgaaataatccacattaaatgtgatataaaaatgttattaaaggggaacattatcaccagacctatgtaagcgtcaatatataccttgatgttgcagaaaaaagaccatatatttttttaaccgatttccgaactccaaatgggtgaattttggcgaattaaacgcctttctaatattcgagcgatgacgtcacaacgtgacgtcacatcgggaagcaatccgccattttctcaaacactgagtcaaatccatccatccatccatccattttctaccgcttattcccttttggggtcgcggggggcgctggagcctatctcagctacaatcgggcagaaggcggggtacaaatcagtcaaatcagctctgttattttccgttttttcgactgttttccgtaccttggagacatcatgcctcgtcggtgtgttgtcggagggtgtaacaacacgaacagggacggattcaagttgcaccagtggcccaaagatgcaaaagtggcaagaaattggacgtttgttccgcacactttaccgacaaaagctatgctacgacagagatggcaagagtgtgtggatatcctgcgacactcaaagcagatgcatttccaactggactggacagatcagctttcaggaaaagagagcggatgagggtatgtctacagaatatattaattgatgaaaactgggctgtctgcactctcaaagtgcatgttgttgccaaatgtatttcatatgctgtaaacctagttcatagttgttagtttcctttaatgccaaacaaacacaaaccaatcgttggttagaaggcgatcgccgaatttgtcctcgctttctcccgtgtcgctggctgtcgtgtcgttttcgtcggtttcgcttgcatacggttcaaactgatatggctcaatagcttcagtttcttcttcaatttcgttttcgctacctgcctccacactacaaccatccgtttcaatacatgcgtaatctgttgaatcgcttaagccgctgaaatcctagtctgaatccgagctaatgtcgctataccttgctgttctatccgccatgtttgtttgtattggcatcactatgtgacgtcacaggaaaatggacgggtgtatataacgatagttaaaatcaggcactttaaagctttttttagggatattgcatgatgggtaaaattttgaaaaaaacttcgaaaaactaaataagccactgggaactgatttttaatggttttaacccttctgaaattgtgataatgttcccctttaaaaataaacaacatgTGTTCAGTACTTTCAATCTTCTAAACAAGAAACGTTTGTTGCTATATGTTGCATGTCAGACTCACAGGGCTGGTGTGGACGGTGGATAGCAGCTCGAATCTGATTGTAGCAGAGGTCATCACCCTGATGATGTCATCCCATGTCTGACCTACACGGGGTGAAGGAAACAATTTACTTAATTCACTGCTCTTAAGGTTAGTGAGGAATGTTATtagtcacagacacacacaccttCTACTTGATCTCCATACTTCATCTCGGAGGCCTCCTTCATTTGACCTCTTCTCAGTCTGTGAGACGGAcaagatggaaaaaaaacactgagTTCATGTCAAAAAGCAGAGCAGACATCAGCTTGTGTCCTTTAGAATGATTTGAATTGCATTTGCATGTTATTGTTTTTCAATGACACCTAATGGAGATTTGTGCAGGGAGGAAGAAAGCAGAGGAGGGGGGGTAAAGATGGCGGAGTATCTTACTGCAGGTACTGTGCAGCAGAGAGCTGAGAAGCAGGAGTCTTCACAGGCCCACACACCAGATGTCTCTGCAAACACCCAAGAGCAGGTAAAAATAGTAACACAAGCTCGTGTGTGCGTGGTTACCTGTGTGTGCATCGCTCCGCTGGCTCTCCACAGCATCGCTATCTGCTGCTGGCGGAACTCATCCTGACAGGAGGTCACGTGCAAGGCGGTCGCCATGGCGACctgcggggggaaaaaaaagttgtttctgAAAAGTGTGGCAGTCATTCATGCGACATTGTGATCGTGTGACTTCCTACGGTGCAGTCAGCTGTCGCCAAGTCCAGCTGTGCCAGGTGGGAGACACTGTCTCTGTGTACTGAGACACACACAGCAACACTATTTGGCACGCATAAACCTACTAAAATAATCTTTTTAATTCACTGATTTATCCATCTGTCTCACCTGTGCATGTTCCCAGGCTGGGATCGTATCCTTGCAGCCCCTCGTCCTGAAACACTCGCTTCAAGTTAACCCGGACCGCTGCTTCGTTCTCGCCCTCGTCCGCCTTCTTCCTCCCTCGCCCTGCGCTGGTCCTCCTGCCTCTCtccgtgtctctctctctgtacGCGGACTTCTCCAACGCTTCCTGGATCTTCTCCTCACGCTCCTCGTTGGTCCAGTCGGCCGGGCACGTGGGCCAGTCGATGCCCAGAGTGCGGAGGAAGTTGACCATGTCGCTGTCTTCCGGGAGCACGGGGCAGAGGGACACTGAAAATCTGATAAAGAGTGGAGAACTGGTTGGAAATTTCACAAAAAATATTTGGAAATATTTCCAAAGAGCcgcctaaataaaaaaaatacagtgacgtgcggtgaggatgatggctggtgaggcactgacttcatcacagtcagatttacaaacatatgaaccctaaagagtatcttattcgccatttgattggcagcagttaacgggttatgtttaaaagctcataccagcattcttccctgcttggcactcagcatcaagggttggaattgggggttaaatcaccaaaaatgattcccgggcgcggcgccgctgctgcccactgctcccctcacctcccagggggtgaacaaggggatgggtcaaatgcagacaacaaatttcattacacctagtgtgtgtgtgacaatcattgctactttaacttaaatttaactttacacatacaaactgtagcacacaaaaaagcacatttaataaaaaaaaaacgttattatggtcttacctttacttataaatgaagtccacaactaaagctcTCACTTAAACttttcacgtgcaagattgaatctatttaaaaaagtgtaaccgagggtttataaatgtcgcctatactgtatgaaactacaaaataacaaacacggaggctccagtttacacgaggaccactttatttaccttctttcaaaaacctccgcaacgtgtcatcacttccgctcttagcgccttcaaaataagagctcaaggcatatactgtataacagcgcataacagtaaattaatatcacaaagagaaaagcccatgaaaataggttacaaacgttatttaataagaagccaaaaagtgcaaaaacaataatgttcgtgttggaggagttgtgaattagatacacctgcagtctgcaggtgtacctaatgttgtggccctgcagtcattcacaactcctccaacacgaacattattgtttttgcactttttggcttcttatgaaataacttttttaaatagattcaatcttgcacgtggaaagtttaagtgtgggctttagttgatataacaattctacggcggggatgcaggaggcgggattactggagcctcagccagtgcgtcttttgcagccggtttatgatcgctcagcacaagaaatacgtcacacatacagttgttgacaaaatacactgtacattatatacctcagctaactaaactatggaaatgtataatatagttcatatagcaatacagtctcactgcacagcaggccagcagttagcagagtccggaatccatgttgaggcactgagtgacgtgcctcaactggctgctgttcaccgcaccatctcttctcagtatttgaacggcaaatgtgaaaattcagcgattttgaataaaaataatctaaaactggtgaagttgaatggaaaataactctatagtataatcactggatacatataacaatttaattaattttttttctttttacattttttttctttccatgatggcaggtgaggccccgcctcacctgcctctagtgactgcacgtcactgaaaaaaaaatatatatatattaaaatcggTATACTGTAATGTAACAATTCTGTATCACATAACCAGAAAACCACCATACctgttaattaccgtatttttcggactataactcgcagtttttttttcatagtttggccggaacttatactcaggagcgacttatgtgtgaaattattaacacattaccgtaaaatatcaaataatattatttagctcattcatgtaagagactagacgtataagatttcatgggatttagcgattaggagtgacagattgtttggtaaacgtatagcatgttctatatgttatagttatttgaatgactcttaccataatatgttacgttaacataccaggcacgttctcagttggttatttatgcctcatataacgtacacttattcagcctgttgttcactattctttatttattttaaattgcctttcaaatgtctagtcttgatgttgggttttatcagataaatttcccccaaaaatgcgacttatactccagtgcaatttatacatgtttttttccttctttattatgtattttcggccggtgcgacttatactccggagcgacttatactccgaaaaatagggtataataacaaaaacaacattaataataataattgtaagagCAAGATGTTAAAGAAGAAAATAATGCATAtgacaaacaaaaatatatatgtttacgATAATCATGTATCAATattagtatatatgtatgcaaaaAGATATACAATGCAGTATATATTCTAATGTTACTATTTTATCATCTGATCTATATTATTACTAATTCATTcagatgtatgtatacagtatttcCTACGGTTTTTAATACTTTATTTCAATAGTGTCTTCTAAGAACAGtctcaaaatattttttcacacattttccataaaaaaattgcaaaaacatGAGCTTTTTACTTTAATTCAGAGCCAAAAAAATGGGTTTAATAATATTAAACTATTAAAAACATAATTAATGTTGATAAAGACTAATGAAAAAGTGCTGATGTCTGGAATCATAAAAAGGGACTATACAACAACAATAATTATCAacaataaaaataagagaaagatGACAagaggacatccatccatccatccattttctaccgcttattcccttttggggtcgcggggggcgctggagcctatctcagctacaatcgggcggaaggcggggtacaccctggacaagtcgccacctcatcgcagggccaacacagatagacagacaacattcacactcacatccacacactagggccaatttagtgttgccaatcaacctatccccaggtgcatgtctttggaggtgggaggaagccggagtacccggagggaacccacgcagtcacggggagaacatgcaaactccacacagaaagatcccgagcccggttttgaacccaagactactcaggaccttcgtattgtgaggcagatgcactaacccctctgccaccgtgacgaACAAGAGGACATATTCTATTATAATAGATATGAGAAACAAATGCATCTACAATTAGAATAATCATTCATCAACATCAGTATATGCAAAACGCATATCATAAAATGCAATGTTACAATTTTATCATCTAATTTATAATATACAACCAATTCATTCATTTGTATGCATACAGAATCTAAAACTGTTTAAACAAtttactttcaaaatattcaaatatatatataaatattcaaaTACATATAAAGACAGTCAGAATATTTTTTCACagattttccattaaaaaaatgcatattattagctttttactttaatttaaaGCCCAAAAGGTTTAATAATATCATAAATTAGTTCAATAATGTTTTATTAAAGTTGATAAAGACTAATGAAAATGCACTGATGTCAGGAATCATGAAAGGGACTATGCAACAACAATAGTAATAATcatttaaacataaaaataagaCTAAAATGATGGATAGGAGTACATATCCTATTATATtagatgtaaaaaataaatgcatCTACATTTAGAATAATAATTTATCAATATTAGTATATGCAAAAACATATtataaaatacagtatatattctaATGTTACTATTTCATCATCTGATATGTAATACCAATTCCTTCAATTGTATGCATACAGTATTTTGAACTGTTGTAAATATTATTTCAACAGTTTCTTTAATGAGGAGTTTCAATTGTCAACATtgtcaaatatatataaatattcaaaAGTATGTAGATATAGATAttttttcacacattttcaattttaAAAAGTGCATATTATTAGCTTTTTTACTTTAATTCAGTGCCAAAAAAGGTCTAATAAtagtataaaatatttttttaaatgttgataaAAACTAATGAAAAGGGGCTGATGTCAGGAATCATTAAAGGGActatccaataataataataaaaaaataagagtaaGGTGATGGACAAGAATATACAATATGCTTTTATGCAGTAtgctcggcactctgaccccgtatctcagcaactctgtcacaaacctgggggtaaagtttgactcagattttaaattcgaaaaacaaatcagcagcgtcgttcaaaaaagcttttatcaattacgccaaatagcgaaagtgaaaccgcttctatcaagacatgatcttgagaaattaatccacgcctttatctcgactcgtcttgattattgtaatgccctgtatgtaggcattagccaggcctccctcgcccgcctgcagctcgtgcagaactctgctgctcgtctgctaacaaagacccgcagacgtgagcacatcacccctattttagcgtaccttcactggctccctgtgcgttaccgaatcaattttaaactccttttatttgtttttaaatgtctaaacaaccttgcgccaacctatctctccgacctccttcagccttactgccccacccgatccttaagatcaaccgatcagctgctgttgacggtccctgacacaaggctgaagcttagaggtgacagagctttcgccgttgctgctcccaagctctggaacgacctacccctgagtgttagacaagcctcctctcttcctgtttttaaatctctcttaaaaacatacttttattccatggcttttaacactgagtgacatccatcctgcaatggcgccccataatacacctgctgtgatcctgtttttatgtttttattaattctattttaattatttattttttatcgtgttctgtttgtgttgtgttgtgtttgctcggtactcgttttatcttttaacctgttcattgtacagcactttggctacccctgtggtaaattttaaatgtgctttataaataaagttgatttgatttgatttgatttataacaGACATGAAAAAGAAATGCATCTACATTTAGGATAATCATTTATCAATAATTGCATATGCAAAAATGTATCATAAAAAGCAGTATATATTCTAATGTTACCAAATTATAATCTGGTAGATATTTATTTCCAGTCCATTCAACTGTATGCATATAAACTATATTTACTATTATTGTAAGAGTTTTTTTATGAAGAGTCGCAATTTAATGtaaagtcaaaatattttttcacactttttccatcaaaacaatgacagttttaggTTTTCACTGTAATTAAGAGTCAAAACAACATCTAATATTATTATAAACTgtaggttaaaaaataaaataaatattgatataaaaaattatgaaaaagtgCTGATTACGAACAGGAATTTAATAAATATTTACTGTACCAGCATTGACTGACTCACCCTTGCCCTCTCAACAGTGCCCCCATGTGGTCAGCCAATAGAATGGTCCTCAGCTGACCCAGAGTGAGGCTGTCAGGAGTAggggggttgggtttagggtgcaGGGCGGGACAGTTGAGCACCACACAGCCCTGCCTCAGGGCACTGGGCGCCAGGTACTCTGTAGCGCCGCCTGCCAGCACGGCCCTGAAAGCGGCGGCCCGGTCCACCCTCACCCTCAGACCTTCATCCATCACCTCTCCACCCGCCACTGGGAGGACGCCGCGGCCGCACACTGACAGGACCCTGGTCATCACTGCTGGAGGGACCTAAGAAGACACAAGGAGACATTACATTATTAATACAAAGTTTTGCTTTTTTCTACTCCTTTTTGAGCATGTTTTAAAAAGAAAtggaaaatatgtgatgtatcatgttgaaactgcattcatgttcgaaataaacttcaatCAAATCAAATACTGTATGACAGTTCAGAATATTACAGAACacgactgtcagaataattgtatctaagttatcacaaaaatttgtgtttcaatgagtttccagcgagcagacaaaagctgtctttgatcttaccaatcacaaagcttgtaaaactccacagtGCAGGataggaagcgacatgaaggtgtcggtttctttgatggattgtaatccacaggaagattctgTCCtgccccgagatctacaaagcggagaggaagcagggcctgacccccctccaggcaccttttctttgaactgttttgtaaccaaaggcaacggctgtttacgacccccttcctttagaaacagctgttgccatgtaattagggaaagtccaaataaaagaggaggcgtacaatcttccgtcagagcgtggtgggagactgtacaagagtacagcccagacgtttctcctcaattgagctaaattgaattctgtctctgtttagttccttgcttctttgtctgtttaatagatgtcatcagtgtttgaacctgacaacgacTGTCTGATCCCGACTCTCCTCGCTGTATTTATATTTCACTTTTAATGAACATATTAACACAATatgaatgttaaaatgtgacctaAAACATGCCTGTACGATTAGGAAAGGTTTTATGATGGTGACCATTTGACTTTTGAACAAAATAATTCACTTTACATTGTTCTGTTGAAGAAAATTGTGCACCTAATGCTgtctacacgcacgcacacgcacacacacgtgaacgtgtgcgcatacatacatacatacatagttgtAGCTGTGCGTGACTGTCTGACCCATATTGTGATCGCCACTGATGGCTTCATAATTATCGCCTCCAGCTGACTGTCTGGTCCGGTCGATCCTGATGGAACATGTACTTAATCATTTGGACTTGAATGTTTTTCTTATTAGAGAAGGATCAAATCTACAAAATATACTTCATATTTGATAGTTCAAtgtcaagaaaaaaaaagcatatttttacagcaatttttttGTGTGAGTAGAATGTGATACTGTAGAAAAAAATGTTAAATGAAAATCAGTGCTGCCAATCATTGATCTATCCCAGAGACTAATAATAAAAGTAATGAGAAAATAGTCCTTGAAATATATTATAGGGATTGTAAactacattggtttttacaacattcttttttgttgtgtgtagtgttttaagtctcgtcttaagacccacttttattttatggcttttaacactatgtgagttgtgtgctcctctgtgtttttaaattttgagatagtctccagcaccccccgcgacaccgaacgggacaagcggtagtaatatatatatatatatatatatatatatataaatataaaagagATGTtcgatatcggcctgccgatattatcggccgatactttaaaatgcaatatcggaaattatcggcattgtttttggggttttttatttattaaattttcataaaaaacaaaagttacacttacaattagtacaccaacccaaaaaacctccctcccccatttacactcattcacacttcgcacaaaagggttgtttctttctgttattaatattctggttcctacattatatatcaatatatatcaatacagtctgcaagggatacagtccgtaagcacacatgaagatatatatatatatatatatatatatatatatatatatatatatatatatcttcagtaatgcggacactgtatcgatccgttgtggtgaagaaggagctgagccggaaggcaaagctctcaatttaccggccgatctacgttcccatcctcacctatggtcatgagctttgggttatgaccgaaaggacaagatcacgggtacaggcggccgaaatgagtttcctccgccgggtggcggggctctcccttagagatagggtgagaagctctgccatccggggggagctcaaagtaaagccactgctcctccacatcgagaggagccagatgaggtggttcgggcatctggtcaggatgccacccgaacgcttccctcgggaggtgtttcgggcacatccaaccggtaggaggccacggggaagacccaggacacgttgggaagactatgtctcccggctggcctgggaacgcctcgggatcccccgggaggagctggacgaagtggctggggagaggaaagtctgggcttccctgcttaggctgctgcccccgcgacccgacctcggataagcggaagaagatggatggatggatgtataataaaataaataaatatatatatatatatatatatatatatatatatatacacacacacacacacacacacacacacacacacacacacacacacacacacacacacacacacacacacacacacacacacacaggtaaaagccagtaaattagaatattttgaaaaacttgatttatttcagtaattgcattcaaaaggtgtaacttgtacattatatttattcattgcacacagactgatgcattcaaatgtttatttcatttaattttgatgatttgaagtggcaacaaatgaaaatccaaaattccgtgtgtcacaaaattagaatattgtgtaagggttaaattttgaagacacctggtgccacaaactaatcagctgattaactcaaaacacctgcaaagggctttaaatggtctctcagtccagttctgaagcctacacaaacatggggaagacttcagatttgacagctgtccaaaaggcaaccatcgacacattgcacaaggagggaaagacacaaaaggttattgctgaagaggctggctgttctcagagctctgtgtccaaacacattaatggagaggcaaagggaaggaaaaactgtggtcagaaaaagtgtacaagcgatagggatcaccgcgccctggtcaagattgtgaaaaaaaaaacattcaaaaatgtgggggagattcagaaggagtggacagctgctggagtcagtgcttcaagatccaccaccaagagacgcttgaaagacatgggtttcaactgccgcatacctcgtgtcaagccactgttgaccaagaaacagcgagaaaagcgtctcacctgggctaaggaaaaaaagagctggactgctgctgagtggtccacagtcatgttttctgacgaaagcaaattttgcatttcctttggaaatcgaggtcccagagtctggaggaagacaggagaggcacaggatccacgttgcctgaagtctagtgtaaagtttccaccatcagtgatggtttggggtgccatgtcatctgctggtgtcggtccactctgtttcctgagatccagggtcaacgcagccgtctaccagcaagttttagagcacttcatgcttcctgctgctgacctgctctatggagatggagatttcaagttccaacaggacttggcgcctgcacacagcgcaaaatctacccgtgcctggtttacggaccatggtatttctgttctaaattggcccgccaactcccctgaccttagccccatagaaaatctgtggggtattgtgaaaaggaagatgcagaatgccagacccaaaaacgcagaagagttgaaggccactatcagagcaacctgggctctcataacacctgagcagtgccagaaactcagactccatgccacgccgcattaacgcagtaattgaggcaaaaggagctccaaccaagtattgagtattgtacatgctcatatttttcattttcatacttttcagttggccaacatttctaaaaatcccttttttgtattagccttaagtaatattctaattttgtgacacacggaattttggattttcatttgttgccacttcaaatcatcaaaattaaatgaaataaacatttgaatgcatcagtctgtgtgcaatgaataaatataatgtacaagttacaccttttgaatgcaattactgaaataaatcaagtttttcaaaatattctaatttactggcttttacctgtgtatatatatatatatat encodes the following:
- the dalrd3 gene encoding DALR anticodon-binding domain-containing protein 3 isoform X2, coding for MADTEESPLRITPTVRALSSALRATRGNVHGCVRRGVGGDKTFPEPEKLWFKESSAKNLRSRDFLSASTMLNTLYADGQVPPAVMTRVLSVCGRGVLPVAGGEVMDEGLRVRVDRAAAFRAVLAGGATEYLAPSALRQGCVVLNCPALHPKPNPPTPDSLTLGQLRTILLADHMGALLRGQGFSVSLCPVLPEDSDMVNFLRTLGIDWPTCPADWTNEEREEKIQEALEKSAYRERDTERGRRTSAGRGRKKADEGENEAAVRVNLKRVFQDEGLQGYDPSLGTCTVHRDSVSHLAQLDLATADCTVAMATALHVTSCQDEFRQQQIAMLWRASGAMHTQRHLVCGPVKTPASQLSAAQYLQLRRGQMKEASEMKYGDQVEGQTWDDIIRVMTSATIRFELLSTVHTSPVTLDVQREGGVSTKGPRGGVFVMYNCARLHTLFDSYDRGVEKGLYPEIPDGSELDFSALKEEGEWLLLFNYLIPFSELLDQSGQALDCEGGGARVNLKTEQVEQEPHAGVFHEPLPHLFNQMFCRLYLLRALRELYHSALETLNLPPIPQL
- the dalrd3 gene encoding DALR anticodon-binding domain-containing protein 3 isoform X1, which encodes MADTEESPLRITPTVRALSSALRATRGNVHGCVRRGVGGDKTFPEPEKLWFKESSAKNLRSRDFLSASTMLNTLYADGQVPPAVMTRVLSVCGRGVLPVAGGEVMDEGLRVRVDRAAAFRAVLAGGATEYLAPSALRQGCVVLNCPALHPKPNPPTPDSLTLGQLRTILLADHMGALLRGQGFSVSLCPVLPEDSDMVNFLRTLGIDWPTCPADWTNEEREEKIQEALEKSAYRERDTERGRRTSAGRGRKKADEGENEAAVRVNLKRVFQDEGLQGYDPSLGTCTVHRDSVSHLAQLDLATADCTVAMATALHVTSCQDEFRQQQIAMLWRASGAMHTQRHLVCGPVKTPASQLSAAQYLQLRRGQMKEASEMKYGDQVEGQTWDDIIRVMTSATIRFELLSTVHTSPVTLDVQREGGVSTKGPRGGVFVMYNCARLHTLFDSYDRGVEKGLYPEIPDGSELDFSALKEEGEWLLLFNYLIPFSELLDQSGQALDCEGGGARVNLKTEQICKFLVSLSKDFSSYYNRVHVLGEPLPHLFNQMFCRLYLLRALRELYHSALETLNLPPIPQL